From Nguyenibacter vanlangensis, one genomic window encodes:
- a CDS encoding SDR family NAD(P)-dependent oxidoreductase, with amino-acid sequence MTQIFGATSTTDDVLSGVSLKGRRVLVTGVSAGLGVETARALVAHGAHVVGAARDLAKAGRATEQVRAAAEQGGGAFELTALDLADLASVRACADRLNAQGTPFDLVIANAGVMATPFGHTKDGFETQFGTNHLGHFVLVNRIAGLMRDGARLVNVSSAGHRFADVDLDDPNFEHTPYEPFVAYGRSKTANILFAVAFDARHRARGVRATAVHPGGIMTELARHMAPGEIEAMVSRINEQAAAEGQKPFQFKSIPQGAATSVWAGAVAGADAVGGRYCENCRVSDVVPDDQPISLVNAGVRAYALDPARAEALWTKSEDMVGERFA; translated from the coding sequence ATGACACAGATTTTTGGCGCAACCTCGACGACCGATGATGTTCTCTCCGGCGTGTCCCTGAAGGGCAGGCGCGTGCTCGTGACCGGCGTTTCCGCCGGACTGGGCGTCGAAACGGCCCGGGCGCTGGTGGCTCATGGCGCGCATGTCGTGGGTGCGGCGCGCGATCTTGCGAAAGCGGGGCGCGCGACGGAACAGGTTCGCGCGGCTGCGGAGCAGGGCGGCGGCGCGTTCGAACTGACCGCGCTGGACCTCGCGGATCTGGCGAGCGTGCGTGCATGCGCCGACCGTCTGAACGCGCAAGGCACGCCGTTCGATCTGGTGATCGCCAATGCAGGCGTCATGGCGACGCCGTTCGGGCATACGAAGGACGGGTTCGAGACGCAGTTCGGCACCAACCATCTGGGACATTTCGTCCTGGTCAACCGGATCGCAGGCCTGATGCGTGACGGCGCCCGGCTGGTCAATGTGTCGTCGGCCGGACATCGCTTCGCCGACGTCGATCTTGACGACCCTAATTTCGAGCATACGCCTTATGAGCCGTTCGTGGCCTATGGGCGCTCCAAGACCGCCAACATTCTCTTCGCCGTCGCATTCGATGCACGACATCGCGCGCGGGGCGTGCGGGCGACGGCGGTGCATCCCGGTGGAATCATGACGGAACTGGCGCGGCATATGGCGCCCGGTGAGATCGAAGCCATGGTGAGCCGGATCAATGAGCAGGCCGCCGCCGAGGGCCAGAAGCCGTTCCAGTTCAAGAGCATTCCGCAGGGCGCAGCAACATCCGTATGGGCCGGTGCGGTCGCCGGGGCCGACGCGGTAGGCGGGCGCTACTGCGAGAATTGCCGCGTCAGCGATGTCGTGCCGGACGATCAGCCGATCAGTCTGGTCAATGCGGGGGTACGCGCCTACGCTCTCGATCCGGCACGCGCCGAGGCCCTGTGGACGAAAAGCGAGGACATGGTCGGGGAACGCTTCGCCTGA
- a CDS encoding TetR/AcrR family transcriptional regulator, producing MTDVKTPRRRPRSDGQRNREHLLEVAKAAFTEGEVDIPLDEVARRADVGIGTLYRHFPSRDALIEAVYRAELDRLAEAAPVLAAQHPPVEALRAWMRLFVDYIAAKQVIAPALNRLVGGTSTLYAQSGAVLQTAIDKLVAAAVESGDLNADIEPLDLLRALAGVSNFSSGPGWEKSAKRLVDILIAGSRSSAS from the coding sequence GTGACCGACGTGAAAACGCCCCGCCGCCGACCGCGCAGCGACGGACAACGCAACAGAGAGCATCTCCTGGAAGTGGCCAAAGCCGCGTTTACGGAGGGCGAAGTCGACATTCCTCTGGATGAAGTCGCAAGGCGCGCGGATGTGGGCATCGGAACGCTCTATCGTCACTTTCCCAGTCGCGACGCTCTTATCGAGGCGGTCTATCGCGCTGAACTGGACCGCCTTGCCGAAGCAGCGCCGGTTCTCGCAGCGCAACATCCGCCGGTGGAGGCCCTTCGCGCATGGATGCGATTATTCGTGGATTACATCGCCGCCAAGCAGGTCATCGCACCAGCACTCAATAGGCTGGTCGGAGGAACGAGCACGCTTTACGCTCAGTCCGGCGCCGTCCTCCAGACTGCGATCGACAAGCTCGTAGCTGCTGCGGTGGAAAGCGGGGATCTCAACGCGGATATCGAGCCGCTCGATCTGCTTCGCGCCCTGGCTGGCGTCTCCAATTTCTCGTCCGGGCCGGGCTGGGAGAAAAGCGCGAAACGCCTCGTTGACATTCTCATCGCGGGCTCGCGGTCATCAGCGTCGTAA
- a CDS encoding MFS transporter encodes MRHWLTRNVGLYLVATTVSTLGTSMVSLALTFALLLHGQSTIVLGLVLAAQAAPTVLLTLPAGAIADRWSRRGLMIGADLLRCASQGLIAVLMSGPHSSIPLLIVLVALIGTGNAFYGPAEFGLIPLLVEAWHLHRVNSLLSLAGSITAILGPMLSGLLIASHGPVLAIGFNALTYAFSALCLARLEIRAMPERPHTSFAARLATGWAVFRRLRWLQLITMQYGVMNLAVFAPFLVLGPASLATASHGARSWGIVSAGIGVGGILAALILLVVRASRPLVMYEVATAVSIIPLLLLLNGVGVPFLALGGVAFGAGMVVQNLVAQTTIQRNVPEEAVSRVSAIFSVCAQGMAPVAYASCGLLAHALGTARLLAVGSGIAAASVIMLLFSRSIRILNDRMMVSR; translated from the coding sequence ATGAGGCACTGGCTGACCCGGAATGTCGGCCTGTATCTTGTGGCGACGACGGTATCGACGCTGGGCACGTCCATGGTCAGCCTGGCATTGACGTTCGCGCTGCTGCTGCATGGCCAATCCACCATCGTCCTTGGCCTCGTCCTGGCGGCACAGGCGGCGCCCACGGTGCTGCTGACCCTGCCGGCCGGCGCGATCGCTGATCGGTGGTCACGGCGCGGCCTGATGATCGGTGCGGACCTGTTGCGCTGTGCCAGCCAGGGGCTGATCGCCGTCCTGATGTCCGGGCCCCATTCGTCGATCCCGCTGCTGATTGTGCTGGTGGCGCTGATCGGAACCGGCAACGCGTTTTACGGGCCGGCGGAATTCGGCCTGATCCCGCTTCTGGTCGAGGCGTGGCATCTGCATCGGGTGAACAGTCTTCTGAGTCTTGCCGGCTCCATCACCGCCATCCTGGGGCCCATGCTGTCCGGGCTGCTGATCGCCAGCCACGGGCCCGTGCTGGCGATCGGCTTCAATGCCCTGACCTATGCCTTCAGCGCGCTCTGCCTTGCCAGGCTGGAAATCCGCGCCATGCCAGAACGTCCGCACACGTCATTTGCCGCGCGCCTGGCCACCGGCTGGGCGGTGTTTCGCCGTCTGCGCTGGCTGCAACTGATCACCATGCAGTACGGGGTCATGAACCTGGCGGTTTTCGCCCCCTTCCTCGTCCTGGGGCCGGCGTCGCTGGCGACTGCCAGCCATGGCGCCCGGTCCTGGGGCATCGTGTCGGCCGGGATCGGCGTCGGGGGTATCCTGGCCGCGCTCATTCTGCTGGTCGTCCGGGCGTCACGCCCGCTTGTGATGTACGAGGTCGCGACGGCGGTGTCGATCATCCCGCTGCTCCTGCTGCTGAACGGGGTGGGGGTGCCGTTTCTGGCTCTGGGCGGGGTCGCGTTCGGGGCCGGGATGGTGGTCCAGAACCTTGTCGCGCAGACGACGATACAGCGGAACGTTCCCGAAGAGGCCGTGTCGCGTGTCAGCGCCATTTTCAGCGTATGTGCCCAGGGAATGGCGCCGGTCGCCTATGCGTCGTGCGGTCTGCTGGCGCACGCGCTCGGCACGGCGCGCTTGCTGGCGGTGGGCAGTGGAATCGCCGCTGCCAGCGTCATCATGCTTTTATTCTCGCGCTCGATTCGGATTTTGAACGACCGAATGATGGTGAGCCGGTGA
- a CDS encoding DUF6328 family protein, with protein MHDSVKMALDETRTLILGAQILLGFQFQAAFQNRFDSLPTHARAMAAGALGLMLLTTGLLIAPSSYHRIAVDGYSTGHFLRMVTYMTASALLPFTIAFGLDVAIAAEHILDGNGRAGGAVGAGLAGLALVAWYGTGMMMKRHIGTAERHAAGMRRNRRVLPPLHARIEAMLTEARVILPGAQALLGFQLVIVFAAAFETLPAASRLVHGAALLCVALSVILLVMPAALHRIVWAGEDSERFLSVGGALTAMALVPLALGLAGDSYVVIARIAGPRTGAATAIAVACLLYGLWFAWPMVMRGSRNA; from the coding sequence TTGCATGACTCGGTAAAGATGGCGCTGGACGAGACGCGTACCCTGATTCTGGGGGCTCAGATCCTGCTCGGCTTCCAGTTCCAGGCCGCCTTCCAAAACCGGTTCGACAGCCTGCCGACGCATGCCCGCGCGATGGCGGCCGGGGCACTGGGCCTGATGCTGCTCACCACCGGCCTGCTGATCGCACCGTCAAGCTATCATCGCATTGCGGTGGACGGCTACAGCACCGGGCATTTCCTCCGGATGGTCACCTATATGACCGCATCGGCGCTGCTGCCGTTCACGATCGCCTTCGGGCTCGACGTCGCGATCGCGGCGGAACATATTCTCGACGGAAACGGACGGGCGGGCGGAGCGGTTGGCGCGGGCCTCGCCGGTCTTGCCCTCGTCGCCTGGTATGGCACGGGCATGATGATGAAACGCCACATCGGCACCGCCGAACGGCATGCGGCCGGCATGCGACGGAACCGGCGCGTTCTACCCCCGCTGCATGCCAGGATCGAGGCGATGCTGACCGAAGCACGCGTCATCCTGCCGGGCGCACAAGCGCTTCTGGGCTTCCAATTGGTCATCGTCTTCGCCGCCGCATTCGAAACCCTGCCCGCTGCGTCGCGCCTGGTCCACGGGGCAGCCCTGCTGTGCGTGGCGTTGTCCGTCATCCTATTGGTCATGCCCGCGGCACTGCATCGCATCGTCTGGGCAGGCGAAGACAGCGAAAGGTTCCTGAGCGTCGGCGGGGCCCTCACGGCCATGGCCCTGGTCCCGTTGGCCCTGGGCCTGGCGGGCGACAGCTATGTCGTGATCGCCCGGATCGCGGGGCCGCGCACCGGCGCCGCCACGGCCATCGCCGTCGCATGCCTGCTGTATGGGTTATGGTTCGCCTGGCCGATGGTCATGCGAGGGTCCCGAAACGCGTAA
- a CDS encoding extensin family protein — protein sequence MTPLKLRITAFFPEFCRAALRTAPIRVKPQASDGTATCPLSDIFTVSGGPVAMEPESFLASCDLAVRWALFETDVALPVARSVFGTRLARIRHVGSFACRDVRDRPGIRSSHATANAIDVSAFVLADGREIPLSAWNGQGVDAVFLRRIRDESCGVFETVLSPDYDRLHASHFHFQATGFGLCR from the coding sequence ATGACGCCGCTGAAGCTTCGGATCACTGCCTTTTTTCCGGAATTCTGCCGCGCCGCTCTGCGGACCGCGCCCATACGGGTTAAGCCGCAGGCCAGCGATGGCACGGCAACGTGCCCGTTGAGCGATATCTTTACCGTCTCCGGAGGGCCTGTCGCCATGGAGCCGGAAAGCTTTCTGGCGTCCTGCGACCTCGCGGTCCGCTGGGCGCTGTTCGAAACCGATGTCGCCCTTCCCGTGGCCCGGTCGGTATTCGGTACCAGACTTGCGCGCATTCGGCATGTCGGCAGCTTTGCCTGCCGCGATGTGCGCGATCGTCCGGGTATTCGGAGCAGCCATGCCACGGCCAATGCGATCGACGTATCGGCGTTCGTTCTGGCGGACGGACGTGAAATCCCACTCAGCGCATGGAACGGCCAGGGTGTCGATGCGGTTTTTCTCCGCAGGATTCGCGACGAATCCTGTGGGGTCTTCGAAACCGTTCTATCGCCGGATTATGACAGGCTGCATGCCAGCCATTTTCATTTCCAGGCGACTGGGTTCGGACTGTGCCGCTGA
- a CDS encoding PRC-barrel domain-containing protein: MADPITDKIDETHELIASDKVEGTAVYSRTNEKLGTVNHFMVDKRTGHVAYAVMSFGGFLGLGSRYHPLPWSALTYDPNLGGYVVDLTPEQLKSAPSYTSEALPNWDDQVYSHRIDEYYEGTMGH; this comes from the coding sequence ATGGCGGATCCAATCACGGACAAAATCGACGAAACGCATGAGCTTATCGCCTCGGACAAGGTCGAAGGCACGGCGGTCTATTCGCGCACCAACGAGAAGCTGGGGACCGTCAACCATTTCATGGTCGACAAGCGCACGGGCCATGTCGCCTACGCGGTGATGAGTTTTGGTGGCTTCCTGGGCCTGGGCAGCCGCTATCATCCCCTGCCGTGGAGTGCCTTGACTTACGATCCGAATCTGGGGGGCTATGTTGTGGACTTGACGCCGGAACAACTGAAATCGGCGCCCAGCTATACGTCGGAAGCCCTGCCAAATTGGGATGATCAAGTATACAGTCATCGGATCGATGAATATTACGAAGGCACCATGGGACACTGA
- a CDS encoding general stress protein encodes MAQTRGFGAMDEKKQQDIASKGGQSVAPENRSFSKDHELAAEAGRKGGQSVAPEDRSFSKDHELAAEAGRKGGQSVAPEDRSFSKDHELAAEAGRKGGQSVAPEDRSFSKDHELAAEAGRKGGSASHGSDDTGDGS; translated from the coding sequence ATGGCCCAGACACGTGGTTTCGGTGCGATGGATGAAAAGAAACAACAGGATATCGCGTCGAAGGGCGGCCAGAGCGTCGCCCCTGAAAACCGATCTTTTTCCAAGGATCATGAACTCGCCGCCGAAGCCGGTCGCAAGGGCGGGCAAAGCGTGGCACCCGAGGATCGCTCCTTCTCCAAGGATCATGAGCTCGCCGCCGAAGCCGGCCGCAAGGGCGGACAAAGCGTGGCGCCGGAAGATCGCTCCTTCTCCAAGGATCATGAACTCGCCGCCGAAGCCGGCCGCAAGGGCGGGCAAAGCGTGGCGCCCGAGGATCGCTCCTTCTCCAAGGATCATGAACTCGCCGCCGAGGCCGGCCGCAAAGGGGGTAGCGCAAGTCACGGTTCGGACGACACCGGCGACGGCAGCTAG
- a CDS encoding DUF6496 domain-containing protein: MAKQSREQKETVERVMHEFKHGELKTRGQDGKPVKKPQQAIAIALHEAGATRQESGKKNKENLRRTKEKERKGETFQAEAEGKAAQDRTLERGRSRGKRG, encoded by the coding sequence ATGGCAAAACAGTCGAGGGAACAGAAAGAGACGGTCGAACGGGTGATGCATGAGTTCAAGCATGGGGAACTCAAGACGCGCGGGCAGGATGGAAAGCCGGTGAAGAAGCCGCAGCAGGCGATCGCGATTGCGCTGCATGAGGCTGGCGCGACACGGCAGGAATCCGGAAAGAAAAATAAAGAAAATCTTAGACGTACCAAAGAGAAAGAGCGGAAAGGCGAAACATTCCAGGCCGAAGCGGAAGGTAAGGCGGCGCAGGATCGGACTCTGGAGCGTGGCCGCTCACGTGGAAAAAGGGGATGA
- a CDS encoding GlxA family transcriptional regulator: MMPIPSDTLTIWFVVFPGFELLDVSGPLCAFHLARDFHPTGYDIRTVSVSGGPVASSSGVTIDTAQPSVPGRLDTLVIVGAPDTEMLSRQTDLIALVRMLAPHARRSASVCTGTFVLAAAGLLDGHRVTTHWRHTADLQRRYPLLKVEADRIFIHDGAIWTSAGITAGIDLALAMIEEDFGIETSKAVARELVVYHRRSGGQSQFSTLLDLEPRPGRIRDAIAYIHTHLREPLSVEQLADVAKISPRQFARQFVVETGETPARAVERLRCDAALPRIENTSEPLNQIALHVGFRDLERMRRACLRVYGQPPQALRRSSRHRA; encoded by the coding sequence ATGATGCCGATTCCCTCCGATACCCTTACCATCTGGTTCGTCGTGTTTCCCGGCTTCGAACTCCTCGACGTGAGTGGCCCGTTATGCGCGTTTCATCTGGCGCGCGACTTTCATCCGACGGGCTATGACATCCGGACCGTCTCGGTGTCCGGTGGGCCCGTGGCCAGTTCATCGGGAGTGACAATCGACACCGCCCAGCCATCTGTGCCCGGGCGCCTCGATACGCTTGTGATCGTGGGGGCCCCCGACACGGAGATGCTCTCCCGGCAGACTGATCTGATTGCACTCGTGCGCATGCTGGCGCCCCATGCGCGGCGCAGCGCCAGCGTCTGCACAGGAACGTTCGTTCTGGCGGCAGCCGGGCTGCTTGACGGACATCGCGTGACGACCCATTGGCGTCATACGGCTGATCTCCAGCGTCGCTACCCTTTGCTCAAGGTCGAGGCCGACCGGATTTTCATTCACGACGGTGCGATCTGGACCTCGGCCGGCATTACCGCCGGCATTGACCTTGCACTGGCGATGATCGAAGAGGATTTTGGGATCGAAACATCCAAGGCTGTCGCAAGAGAACTTGTGGTTTATCATCGCCGCAGTGGCGGCCAGTCTCAGTTTTCGACTCTTCTCGACCTGGAGCCGCGCCCGGGGCGCATTCGCGATGCTATTGCCTATATTCATACGCACTTGCGGGAGCCATTGTCGGTTGAGCAACTGGCAGATGTCGCGAAGATCAGTCCACGCCAGTTTGCCCGACAGTTCGTCGTGGAGACGGGGGAGACGCCGGCTCGCGCTGTTGAGCGCCTGCGGTGTGACGCCGCTCTCCCACGTATCGAAAATACGAGCGAACCGCTCAACCAGATCGCCTTGCATGTCGGCTTCCGTGATCTCGAACGCATGCGTCGTGCATGCCTGCGCGTTTATGGACAGCCGCCACAGGCTCTGCGTCGGTCAAGTCGTCATAGAGCCTAA
- a CDS encoding HD domain-containing protein has protein sequence MIDTLRSGTSINGIVVPDSSLGRAITEFIRDIESELLFNHSSRVYFFGALAGQQRELTFNPELLYAAAMFHDIGLMPSHSSETLRFEVDGANAARDFLKSHDVDPSDIEKVWTGIALHTTPGVPEFMHPVIALTTAGVEMDVLGLTYDQYPDAVREAIVAAFPRAPHFKEDIIQAFYDGIRHKPDTTFGNVKADVIADKEPHFHKGNFCSIIRTSRWNA, from the coding sequence ATGATAGATACGCTTCGTTCTGGGACGAGCATCAATGGCATCGTTGTGCCGGACTCTTCTCTTGGCCGCGCGATCACGGAGTTCATTCGTGATATCGAAAGCGAACTGCTCTTTAATCATTCAAGCCGCGTCTACTTCTTCGGCGCGCTTGCCGGGCAGCAGCGCGAACTGACCTTCAATCCCGAACTCCTCTATGCTGCCGCGATGTTCCACGATATCGGATTGATGCCATCGCACAGCAGCGAGACTCTTCGTTTCGAAGTTGACGGCGCCAATGCCGCACGGGACTTCCTCAAGAGTCACGATGTCGATCCATCTGACATCGAAAAGGTCTGGACGGGCATCGCCCTCCACACGACCCCAGGCGTGCCGGAATTCATGCATCCCGTGATCGCGCTCACCACGGCCGGCGTCGAAATGGATGTTCTCGGCCTTACGTACGACCAATATCCCGACGCGGTCCGCGAGGCAATCGTCGCCGCCTTTCCAAGGGCACCGCATTTCAAGGAAGATATCATCCAGGCATTCTACGACGGTATCCGCCATAAGCCGGACACGACCTTCGGCAACGTAAAGGCGGATGTGATCGCTGATAAGGAGCCGCATTTTCACAAAGGAAACTTCTGCTCAATCATCCGCACATCGCGCTGGAATGCCTGA
- a CDS encoding MarR family transcriptional regulator: MLRLGTTYPQYLVMNVLWEKNGQSVGAVADRLALESSTITPLVTRPEAAEFVRRQRNSDDERQAVVTPRSKGVALRQDATCFATTLLKRLALRYPILSASLNRSAASGAPSSLPLRKQGNRPRFGLFASGSENLCCGDSLVSERWMVAILSVFGQAAIGEDRVVRGLLKQSDQAIGPVTRRDVFHRIAERAASAASSGNDIPVDMNIGAPGAEARSSGPGGRDQAFQRDVRMIEQKFPL; the protein is encoded by the coding sequence TTGCTTCGGCTTGGTACCACCTATCCGCAGTATCTCGTCATGAACGTGCTCTGGGAGAAGAACGGGCAATCCGTCGGAGCGGTCGCCGATCGCCTCGCACTGGAGTCGAGTACGATAACGCCTCTCGTGACGCGTCCGGAAGCTGCGGAATTCGTGCGACGCCAACGCAATTCGGACGATGAGCGCCAGGCCGTCGTAACGCCGCGTTCGAAAGGCGTTGCGTTGCGCCAGGACGCAACATGCTTCGCGACGACCCTGCTCAAGCGATTGGCGCTCCGGTATCCGATCTTGTCCGCCTCACTGAACAGGTCCGCGGCTTCAGGGGCGCCCTCCTCGTTACCCCTCCGGAAGCAGGGTAACCGGCCGCGGTTTGGCTTATTCGCATCCGGCAGCGAGAACCTGTGCTGCGGCGACAGTCTCGTTTCCGAGAGATGGATGGTCGCGATACTTTCCGTATTCGGGCAGGCGGCCATAGGTGAGGATAGAGTTGTAAGAGGGCTGCTTAAGCAATCTGATCAGGCCATCGGGCCCGTAACGCGCCGTGATGTCTTTCATCGGATCGCCGAACGTGCAGCCTCGGCCGCCTCCTCCGGCAATGACATACCCGTTGATATGAATATTGGCGCTCCTGGGGCTGAAGCGCGGTCATCTGGACCAGGCGGTCGGGATCAGGCATTCCAGCGCGATGTGCGGATGATTGAGCAGAAGTTTCCTTTGTGA
- a CDS encoding SDR family oxidoreductase, producing the protein MATQHPGTALVTGASSGIGAIYADRLARRGYDLILVARNRARLDELAARISDETGRSVEVVTADLGQDADVRRVADILKTDHSITTLVNNAGVGATAPALQSDIDAMEAMIGLNVTALTRLTYAALPGFVARGQGLIVNISSIGAIAPEVLNGVYGGTKAFVLALTQSLHKELAGTGVNVQAVLPGATATEFWNAAGTPIEHLPSGIVMKATDMVDAALAGLDQGELVTIPSLPDVADWEAYENARHALMPNLSRSLPAARYTNGDLT; encoded by the coding sequence ATGGCAACGCAACATCCGGGAACGGCGCTGGTGACGGGAGCATCGTCGGGGATCGGCGCGATCTACGCGGACCGGCTGGCCCGACGCGGTTATGACCTGATCCTGGTCGCGCGCAATCGCGCACGGCTCGACGAACTGGCGGCGCGGATCAGCGACGAGACCGGTCGGTCCGTTGAGGTCGTAACCGCCGATCTGGGTCAGGACGCAGACGTCCGCCGGGTGGCAGACATTCTGAAGACTGATCACAGCATCACCACGCTGGTCAACAATGCCGGTGTCGGCGCGACGGCGCCCGCTCTCCAATCCGATATCGACGCGATGGAGGCGATGATCGGGCTGAACGTCACCGCTCTCACGCGACTCACCTATGCCGCGCTACCGGGTTTTGTGGCCCGCGGACAGGGGCTAATCGTCAATATTTCGTCGATTGGCGCCATTGCGCCTGAAGTCCTGAACGGTGTGTACGGTGGCACCAAGGCCTTCGTGTTGGCGCTGACCCAGTCATTGCACAAGGAACTGGCTGGTACCGGTGTCAACGTCCAGGCGGTTCTGCCGGGTGCCACGGCCACCGAGTTCTGGAATGCGGCGGGCACGCCGATCGAGCACCTGCCGTCCGGCATCGTCATGAAGGCAACGGACATGGTCGACGCCGCTCTGGCGGGGCTGGACCAGGGCGAACTGGTGACGATCCCCTCGCTGCCCGATGTCGCGGACTGGGAAGCCTACGAGAACGCCCGCCATGCCTTGATGCCGAACCTCTCGCGTTCGCTTCCGGCCGCTCGCTACACCAACGGCGATCTCACGTGA
- a CDS encoding GlxA family transcriptional regulator has translation MQRVGFIVYPGFQIIGLAAATAFEVANLVSDPPVYEVSVHSESGGTIRGSDAVSVDSATLDDTHFDTLIVLGGTGIPDPSLGLVEHIRIAARSVRRLASICTGAFVLAEAGLLDGRRATTHWLMASELRTRFPAIKVEEDRIFLIDGAIWTSAGMSAGIDLALAMIEKDLGRDITRSVAQKLVLYHRRAGGQSQHSTLLALEPKSDRIQNALDHARRNLRNSLSVEELAEAAHLSPRQFSRLFRAETGESPAKAIEQLRIEAARLMLEQGRHPIEVIARETGFDDRNRMRRAFLRAYGVPPQDIRRNLAEA, from the coding sequence ATGCAGCGCGTCGGGTTCATCGTCTACCCGGGGTTCCAGATCATAGGTCTCGCCGCTGCGACGGCGTTCGAGGTTGCCAATCTCGTCAGCGATCCGCCGGTCTACGAAGTATCGGTCCACTCGGAGAGCGGCGGCACGATCCGGGGATCAGACGCCGTTTCGGTCGACAGCGCGACGTTGGACGACACGCATTTCGACACCCTGATCGTCTTGGGCGGGACGGGGATCCCCGATCCTTCGCTGGGGCTGGTGGAGCATATTCGAATTGCCGCCAGAAGCGTACGTCGCCTCGCGTCGATCTGCACGGGTGCCTTCGTCCTGGCGGAAGCCGGATTGCTGGACGGCCGGCGCGCGACCACACACTGGCTTATGGCCTCCGAATTGCGCACCCGGTTTCCGGCGATCAAGGTGGAAGAGGACCGGATCTTCCTGATTGACGGCGCAATCTGGACCTCCGCCGGCATGAGTGCCGGGATCGACCTCGCGCTGGCGATGATCGAAAAGGATCTGGGCCGGGACATCACGCGATCAGTCGCGCAGAAGCTGGTGCTCTATCACCGTCGCGCCGGTGGCCAGTCACAGCATTCGACCTTGTTGGCACTGGAACCGAAATCGGACCGGATTCAGAATGCTCTGGATCATGCCCGGCGCAATCTGCGGAATAGTCTGTCCGTCGAGGAGCTGGCCGAGGCCGCGCATCTCAGTCCCCGCCAGTTCAGCCGCCTCTTTCGCGCCGAAACCGGGGAATCACCCGCCAAGGCGATCGAACAACTGCGCATCGAAGCCGCGCGCCTGATGCTGGAACAAGGTCGCCATCCGATTGAAGTCATCGCGCGCGAAACCGGCTTCGACGACCGCAACCGGATGCGCAGAGCCTTTCTGCGCGCCTATGGCGTGCCGCCGCAGGACATCAGGCGCAACCTCGCGGAGGCATAA
- a CDS encoding TetR family transcriptional regulator gives MRYQKGRREETRRHIIDVAGRRFRQDGIAAAGIAGLMTDAGLTNGAFYTHFESKEDLVRQTLDMMRESAGGATVQAIRDGAPPEIWLRRYLSPSHRDNPGGGCVAAALSAEIARHPEETRDAFRAACEEFVGQIADSLPAGTPAARRATAQALYGLMIGTLQLARVIGSGAESDAILENGVRAGLLMIGLG, from the coding sequence ATGCGCTATCAGAAAGGTCGTCGGGAGGAAACGCGCCGGCATATCATCGACGTGGCGGGCCGGCGCTTTCGCCAGGATGGGATCGCGGCTGCCGGCATTGCCGGGCTGATGACGGATGCCGGCCTGACCAACGGCGCGTTCTACACACATTTCGAGTCGAAAGAGGATCTGGTCCGGCAGACCTTGGACATGATGCGCGAGAGTGCCGGCGGTGCCACCGTGCAGGCGATCCGCGATGGCGCGCCGCCCGAGATCTGGTTGCGCCGGTATCTCAGCCCGTCTCATCGCGACAATCCGGGTGGGGGGTGTGTCGCGGCCGCATTATCGGCCGAAATCGCCCGGCATCCGGAAGAAACGCGCGATGCCTTCCGTGCCGCGTGCGAGGAATTCGTCGGGCAGATCGCGGACAGCCTGCCTGCCGGTACGCCAGCGGCGCGGCGGGCGACCGCACAGGCGCTCTATGGGTTGATGATCGGCACGCTGCAACTGGCGCGGGTGATCGGATCGGGGGCCGAGTCCGATGCGATCCTCGAAAACGGCGTGCGGGCCGGGTTGCTGATGATCGGCCTTGGATAA